From the genome of Ectobacillus sp. JY-23, one region includes:
- a CDS encoding CPBP family intramembrane glutamic endopeptidase translates to MTEKKRSRNFTGKELRLNLYITQLLVLLISTILAWLLFDNPQDVLALFVWDPIPIMIIGGGAAACIVMLDYVAIKLFPESWFDDGGINERVFYGIGIFHLACLTLLIGFAEEFLFRGIVQTQFGFWVASLTFAVLHVRYMRKPFLFTFVLVISMFLGCLFELTGNLFITVFAHFLTDFMMGLHLRKGADNKEDEYWSDRVE, encoded by the coding sequence ATGACAGAAAAGAAACGTAGTCGCAATTTCACAGGAAAGGAATTGCGTTTAAATTTATATATTACACAACTGTTAGTTTTATTAATCAGTACTATATTGGCTTGGCTGTTGTTTGATAATCCACAAGATGTGCTGGCTTTATTTGTATGGGACCCGATTCCTATTATGATAATAGGAGGGGGCGCAGCAGCTTGTATCGTTATGCTAGATTATGTAGCCATAAAGTTGTTTCCGGAGAGTTGGTTTGATGATGGTGGAATTAATGAGCGTGTATTTTATGGTATCGGCATCTTTCATTTGGCATGTTTAACATTATTAATTGGCTTTGCTGAAGAATTTTTATTTCGAGGTATTGTTCAAACACAGTTTGGTTTTTGGGTGGCAAGCCTTACATTTGCTGTTTTGCATGTACGTTACATGCGCAAGCCATTCTTGTTTACTTTTGTTTTAGTAATCAGTATGTTTCTTGGTTGCCTCTTTGAATTAACAGGTAATTTATTTATTACGGTGTTTGCGCACTTTTTGACAGATTTCATGATGGGACTACATTTACGGAAGGGAGCAGACAATAAAGAGGATGAATACTGGAGTGACAGGGTCGAATGA
- a CDS encoding ECF transporter S component has translation MKKNVTQLVTVAMLSSISYLLMMFDFPFPGLPAFLKIDFSDVPALLAAIIFGPMAGVIVEGIKNILHYGIQGNLTGVPIGELANFVAGCLFILPVSYFFRKHRTVKGLTVGLVVGTTLMTLIMSVLNYYIIFPAYTWFLGFPAQSSEQIRQVVVTGILPFNIIKGAIVAVVFVLLYSRLRVWLESKMQNA, from the coding sequence ATGAAGAAAAATGTAACACAATTAGTAACGGTGGCAATGCTGAGCAGTATTTCGTATTTGCTGATGATGTTTGATTTTCCGTTTCCAGGGTTGCCGGCATTTTTGAAAATTGATTTTAGTGATGTACCAGCATTGCTTGCTGCTATCATCTTCGGACCGATGGCTGGTGTAATTGTAGAAGGAATTAAAAACATTTTGCATTACGGTATTCAAGGGAATTTGACAGGGGTGCCAATTGGCGAACTAGCTAATTTCGTTGCCGGTTGCTTATTTATATTGCCAGTATCCTATTTCTTCCGTAAACATCGCACTGTAAAAGGTCTGACTGTAGGGTTGGTTGTGGGAACTACATTGATGACGCTAATTATGAGTGTGTTAAACTATTATATTATTTTCCCTGCATATACATGGTTCTTAGGCTTTCCAGCTCAGTCTAGCGAACAAATTCGCCAAGTTGTTGTAACGGGTATCTTACCATTTAACATAATTAAAGGTGCCATCGTGGCTGTTGTATTTGTGTTGTTGTACTCTCGTTTACGAGTGTGGTTAGAATCAAAAATGCAAAATGCTTAA
- a CDS encoding ATP-binding protein codes for MIWRSVVGKLWITILLLVSFVLGFVAILLHQFFQNYYVTLSETRLTNQATRIAEMIENGMDEKTVEMAAYPFVDPLSRVAVVKQNNISYSPEQPGLVALTVGDLKKDSDLEHVFTEQKTVKKRLRVQSDKSNANNSIMIVGVPMKAGEAVFVYQSLQVPKQAMDKATDFIFLSAGIAIILTTFFAFFLSTRITAPLRKMREVAFEVARGKFDTKATAVSNDEIGELALAFNKMGKQLKFHINALQQEKEQLASVLSSMADGVITLNQEGEVVVVNPPAEKFLQMAPSETNLPPELIDLFQQVVQSEQQQVIEINVTSSNYVVLMTPLYNQTRIRGAVAVLRDMTEERRLEKMRKDFIANVSHELRTPMVMLQGYSEAILDNVVTTKEEVDEFVRIIYDESLRLGRLVNELLDLARMESGHVELHLEQTEIGPFVDKIIRKFQGIAREKEVHLKARVLTKHNIYTFDPDRMEQVFTNLIDNAVRHTAALGTVELLIQDRETCICFEVKDSGIGIPVEDIPFVFERFYKGDKARTRDKAGGTGLGLAIAKNIVEVHGGQISVTSQENIGTTFTICLPQEM; via the coding sequence ATGATTTGGAGAAGTGTAGTAGGTAAGCTCTGGATTACGATCTTATTATTGGTTTCGTTTGTACTTGGATTTGTTGCTATTTTATTACATCAATTTTTTCAGAATTATTATGTTACATTAAGTGAAACAAGGCTTACTAATCAAGCAACTCGTATTGCCGAGATGATTGAAAATGGAATGGATGAAAAAACGGTTGAAATGGCTGCTTATCCATTTGTTGATCCTCTTTCTCGGGTTGCCGTTGTGAAGCAAAATAATATTTCGTATTCTCCTGAACAGCCAGGTCTGGTTGCTTTAACAGTAGGGGATTTAAAGAAAGATTCTGATTTGGAACATGTATTTACAGAACAAAAAACAGTCAAAAAGAGGCTAAGGGTACAAAGTGATAAAAGTAACGCCAACAACTCTATTATGATTGTAGGTGTTCCAATGAAGGCTGGCGAGGCTGTATTTGTGTATCAATCACTCCAAGTGCCAAAGCAGGCAATGGATAAAGCAACTGATTTTATTTTTCTATCTGCGGGAATCGCAATTATTTTAACGACGTTCTTTGCTTTTTTCTTGTCTACACGTATTACAGCGCCCCTTAGAAAAATGCGAGAAGTTGCCTTTGAAGTTGCAAGAGGGAAGTTTGATACAAAAGCAACTGCAGTGTCAAATGATGAAATTGGGGAGTTGGCACTTGCTTTTAATAAGATGGGAAAGCAACTTAAATTTCATATCAACGCACTGCAGCAGGAGAAGGAACAACTTGCCAGTGTATTAAGTAGCATGGCTGATGGTGTTATTACCTTGAATCAAGAAGGAGAGGTAGTGGTGGTGAATCCCCCTGCGGAAAAATTTTTGCAAATGGCTCCTTCAGAAACCAATTTGCCGCCAGAATTAATTGATTTGTTTCAACAAGTGGTGCAAAGTGAACAACAACAAGTAATAGAAATTAATGTTACAAGCAGTAATTATGTTGTTCTTATGACACCTTTGTATAATCAAACACGCATTCGCGGTGCTGTGGCTGTATTGCGTGATATGACAGAAGAAAGGCGCTTGGAGAAAATGCGCAAGGATTTTATAGCAAATGTCTCTCATGAATTGCGCACACCTATGGTAATGTTACAAGGCTACAGCGAAGCAATTCTTGATAATGTTGTAACAACCAAAGAAGAGGTTGATGAATTTGTTCGTATTATTTACGATGAATCGCTTCGTTTAGGGCGGCTGGTAAATGAACTGTTAGATCTTGCTCGTATGGAAAGTGGTCACGTTGAACTGCATCTGGAACAAACAGAGATCGGTCCTTTTGTTGATAAAATTATTCGTAAATTCCAAGGAATTGCTAGGGAAAAAGAAGTGCACTTAAAAGCGCGTGTGTTAACAAAACATAACATATATACATTTGATCCGGATCGTATGGAGCAGGTGTTCACTAATTTAATTGATAACGCAGTTCGACATACAGCAGCTTTAGGGACTGTTGAACTATTGATTCAAGATAGGGAAACCTGCATTTGCTTTGAAGTTAAGGATTCTGGTATTGGCATTCCAGTTGAAGACATTCCATTCGTTTTTGAAAGATTTTATAAGGGAGATAAAGCGAGAACACGAGATAAAGCAGGGGGAACCGGCTTAGGACTCGCTATCGCTAAGAATATTGTAGAAGTCCATGGGGGACAAATTTCTGTAACAAGCCAAGAAAATATTGGTACGACATTTACAATTTGTCTTCCGCAAGAAATGTAA
- a CDS encoding cytochrome c biogenesis protein ResB, whose translation MKYVKCECGHTSPAGSVFCESCGKAFVQEQGLLDMRYEGSARRSITNKKTIIDKVWVFFSSVKVGVWLIVITLIASALGTVFPQEMYLPPGVTPEQYYEEQYGILGALYYQLGFNDLYSSWWYMVLVACIGISIVIASLDRGIPLYKALKKQGVTRHESFLKRQRIFGVTKATEQEIESVKEKLQKRKYTIRVEDENVLAEKGRFSRWGPYVNHTGLIIFLFGAMLRFVPGMYVDEVLWLREGETKEIPGTNGQYYIKNEKFIKELYDSKQEDAVYDEAINRVGNNMIPKNYQTNAVLYKVKGETIAGQKPKLEKVKTHKIRVNEPLKIDNYALYQVDYKENELSKMLLHLEQKETGTKWGPITVDLANPQVKYDLGEGKSVELLDYFPDFYFDEQGKPSTRTKLPNNPAFVFKMYTPDTPSGEVSFVAIRQNIEAEGNNRYKMAFAGIETRNATALTVRKDLTLWILGIGGAIFMIGVMQGMYWNHRRIWLQKINGQWWIAGHTNKNWYGFRNEIGKVLEGTAITVPQDKVMEKNK comes from the coding sequence ATGAAATACGTCAAATGCGAATGCGGACATACAAGCCCTGCAGGTTCCGTATTTTGTGAAAGCTGTGGTAAAGCGTTTGTGCAAGAACAAGGATTATTGGATATGCGTTATGAGGGGAGTGCACGTCGTTCCATTACCAATAAAAAAACAATTATTGATAAAGTATGGGTATTTTTTTCGTCTGTTAAAGTCGGTGTTTGGCTAATTGTTATTACACTGATTGCATCGGCTCTCGGTACAGTATTTCCGCAAGAGATGTATTTACCGCCTGGTGTAACACCAGAGCAATATTACGAAGAACAATATGGTATACTTGGTGCTCTTTATTATCAGTTGGGCTTTAATGATTTGTATAGCTCTTGGTGGTATATGGTCTTGGTTGCTTGTATTGGAATTTCAATTGTAATCGCCAGCTTGGATCGCGGTATTCCGCTCTACAAAGCACTCAAAAAACAAGGTGTAACACGTCATGAGAGTTTTTTAAAACGTCAACGCATTTTTGGCGTCACAAAAGCGACAGAACAAGAGATTGAGAGTGTGAAAGAGAAACTGCAAAAGCGAAAATATACGATTAGAGTAGAGGACGAGAATGTTTTAGCGGAAAAAGGACGATTTTCTCGTTGGGGTCCCTACGTAAACCATACTGGACTTATTATTTTCTTATTTGGTGCCATGCTTCGCTTTGTGCCAGGGATGTATGTGGATGAAGTGCTTTGGCTTCGAGAAGGTGAGACAAAGGAAATTCCGGGTACGAATGGACAGTACTACATTAAGAATGAAAAATTTATTAAGGAATTGTATGATAGTAAGCAAGAAGATGCTGTATATGATGAAGCAATTAATCGTGTTGGTAATAATATGATTCCTAAAAACTATCAAACAAATGCTGTTTTATATAAGGTAAAGGGAGAAACAATTGCGGGGCAAAAACCAAAGCTTGAGAAAGTTAAAACGCATAAAATACGCGTAAACGAGCCTCTTAAAATAGATAACTATGCCTTATATCAAGTAGACTACAAGGAAAACGAACTAAGTAAGATGCTGCTTCATCTCGAGCAAAAAGAAACCGGAACAAAGTGGGGTCCTATCACAGTAGATTTAGCCAACCCACAAGTAAAATATGATTTGGGGGAAGGGAAATCTGTAGAATTACTAGATTATTTTCCTGATTTTTACTTTGATGAGCAAGGTAAACCAAGTACACGAACAAAATTGCCGAATAATCCAGCATTTGTATTTAAGATGTATACACCAGATACACCAAGTGGGGAAGTAAGTTTTGTGGCCATTCGTCAGAATATTGAAGCGGAAGGGAATAACCGTTATAAAATGGCGTTTGCAGGTATTGAGACGAGAAACGCGACAGCGTTGACGGTCCGTAAAGATCTAACGCTTTGGATTTTGGGTATTGGCGGTGCCATTTTTATGATTGGTGTTATGCAAGGGATGTATTGGAACCATCGCCGCATTTGGCTACAGAAAATTAATGGACAGTGGTGGATCGCAGGGCATACGAACAAAAATTGGTATGGCTTTCGAAATGAGATTGGCAAGGTGTTAGAAGGAACAGCTATCACAGTGCCGCAAGACAAGGTAATGGAGAAAAACAAGTAG
- a CDS encoding cob(I)yrinic acid a,c-diamide adenosyltransferase, protein MKLYTKTGDAGKTSLVGGRVDKDNLRVEAYGTIDEANSLLGQAMTLLTDSEFESMYKELERIQHELFDCGGDLAVVKHKIPYKVTEDMITFLEKRIDAYIAEAPPLERFILPGGSPAAAALHVVRTVVRRAERCIVALKKEEEINEQVLKYTNRLSDYLFALARVVNAKLNVKDVEYERSAIVFKDKNEK, encoded by the coding sequence ATGAAACTTTATACAAAAACAGGTGATGCTGGTAAAACAAGTTTGGTAGGAGGACGTGTTGATAAAGATAATTTGCGCGTGGAGGCTTACGGAACAATAGATGAAGCAAATTCTTTGTTAGGCCAAGCAATGACTTTGCTAACTGATAGCGAGTTTGAAAGTATGTATAAAGAGCTTGAGCGTATACAGCATGAGCTGTTTGACTGTGGTGGGGATTTAGCGGTAGTAAAACATAAGATTCCCTATAAAGTGACAGAGGATATGATTACATTTTTAGAGAAACGGATTGATGCATATATCGCAGAAGCCCCTCCGCTTGAACGCTTTATTTTGCCTGGAGGATCCCCAGCGGCCGCAGCATTGCATGTTGTTCGTACAGTGGTTCGGAGAGCGGAGCGATGTATTGTGGCATTGAAGAAGGAAGAAGAAATTAACGAACAAGTATTGAAGTATACAAACCGCTTGTCTGACTATCTATTTGCTTTAGCTCGCGTTGTAAACGCAAAGCTGAATGTAAAAGATGTAGAATACGAACGCAGTGCCATTGTATTCAAAGATAAAAATGAGAAGTAA
- the ccsB gene encoding c-type cytochrome biogenesis protein CcsB, translating to MAQISSNFLFVAFVLYLIATLFFGGAIREKGHRWANIGIGITILGFLSQLVYFVTRWIAAKHAPVSNLFEFTTFFGMMLVFSFIIIYFMYRTSVLGLFALPVAILVIAYASMFPREITPLIPALKSSWLYIHVTTAAAGEAILAISFVAGLIYLVKNVNQNVRSKRTFWLESILYSLVVTLGFVTASVTFSAMNYEAKFEWVNKEKQVKEMVYTLPALVTPHEGKLLTEDKLASPLEMPPIVNAKKLNTVIWAFLFGTVIYALLRLVLRKRLGAALQPFVRKVNDDLLDEIGYRSVAIGFPVFTLGALIFAMIWAQVAWTRFWGWDPKEVWALITWLFYAAFLHLRLSKGWQGEKSAWLAVVGFAIIMFNLVAVNLIIAGLHSYA from the coding sequence ATGGCACAAATCAGCAGTAACTTTTTGTTTGTAGCTTTTGTTCTATATTTAATTGCTACCTTATTCTTTGGGGGAGCGATTCGTGAAAAAGGTCATAGATGGGCAAACATCGGTATTGGAATTACCATTCTCGGCTTTTTATCACAACTAGTGTATTTTGTGACGAGATGGATTGCAGCTAAACATGCGCCTGTGAGCAACTTGTTTGAATTTACTACGTTTTTCGGTATGATGTTGGTATTTTCCTTCATTATTATTTATTTTATGTATCGCACAAGTGTGCTTGGTTTGTTTGCCTTACCAGTCGCCATTTTAGTCATTGCGTATGCAAGTATGTTTCCGCGCGAGATTACACCTCTTATCCCGGCATTGAAAAGTAGCTGGCTCTATATCCATGTTACAACTGCAGCTGCCGGAGAAGCGATTTTAGCAATTAGCTTTGTGGCAGGGCTTATCTATCTTGTTAAAAATGTAAATCAAAATGTACGAAGCAAACGTACATTTTGGCTCGAAAGTATTTTATACAGCTTAGTGGTAACGTTAGGGTTTGTCACTGCATCTGTTACATTTTCAGCAATGAACTATGAAGCAAAGTTTGAGTGGGTAAACAAAGAAAAGCAAGTGAAAGAGATGGTGTATACACTGCCAGCACTTGTAACACCACACGAAGGAAAGCTATTAACGGAGGACAAGCTTGCTTCACCGCTTGAAATGCCACCAATCGTCAATGCTAAAAAGCTCAATACAGTGATATGGGCTTTCCTATTTGGTACAGTTATATATGCATTGCTGCGTTTGGTGCTTCGCAAGCGACTCGGAGCAGCATTGCAGCCGTTTGTTCGTAAAGTGAATGACGATTTACTTGATGAAATTGGCTACCGTTCTGTTGCAATCGGTTTTCCGGTATTTACGCTCGGTGCGCTAATCTTTGCCATGATTTGGGCACAAGTGGCCTGGACGCGCTTTTGGGGTTGGGATCCGAAGGAAGTATGGGCGCTGATTACATGGCTATTTTATGCAGCGTTCCTTCACCTTCGTTTATCAAAAGGATGGCAAGGTGAAAAATCCGCTTGGCTGGCAGTTGTGGGATTCGCCATTATCATGTTCAATTTGGTTGCCGTTAACTTAATTATTGCAGGACTACATTCTTACGCATAA
- a CDS encoding ferredoxin has product MAKYTIVDKDTCIACGACGAAAPDIYDYDDEGIAFVTLDDNQGIVEIPDVLLDDMMDAFEGCPTDSIKVADEPFDGDALKFE; this is encoded by the coding sequence ATGGCAAAGTATACAATTGTTGACAAAGATACTTGCATCGCATGCGGCGCATGCGGCGCAGCAGCACCGGACATCTATGACTACGACGATGAAGGCATCGCTTTTGTAACACTTGATGACAACCAAGGAATTGTAGAAATTCCTGATGTATTACTTGACGATATGATGGATGCATTCGAAGGTTGCCCAACAGATTCCATCAAAGTTGCAGACGAGCCATTTGACGGCGATGCTTTAAAATTTGAATAG
- a CDS encoding peptidoglycan DD-metalloendopeptidase family protein, with protein MKWLLCSILLLGVSSTVKAEEEWTWPVSGEISDYFGTRSGKHYGIDIAASTGTPVLAATDGQVSKSYYSESYGNVVFIRHADYETVYAHLSQRTVKEGDRIKGGQVIGLVGNTGHSSGAHLHFEVHKKEWSFAKTNAVNPLLVLGDVTSEMTSAHSYVVQKGDTLSKIARKFGTTVEQLKGQNGLRSDRIYLEQKLVIN; from the coding sequence ATGAAGTGGTTATTATGCTCTATTTTACTTTTAGGTGTTTCATCTACAGTAAAAGCAGAGGAAGAGTGGACTTGGCCTGTGTCAGGTGAAATCAGCGATTACTTTGGCACAAGATCTGGTAAGCATTATGGAATTGATATTGCTGCTTCTACAGGAACGCCAGTGCTAGCAGCAACAGATGGCCAAGTATCTAAATCTTATTATTCAGAAAGCTATGGAAATGTTGTATTCATTCGCCATGCAGATTACGAAACAGTATATGCGCATTTGTCTCAACGTACAGTAAAAGAAGGGGATCGTATTAAAGGCGGTCAAGTAATTGGGTTGGTTGGAAATACAGGACATTCATCTGGTGCTCATTTACACTTTGAAGTACATAAAAAGGAATGGAGTTTTGCAAAAACCAATGCGGTCAATCCTTTGCTTGTACTAGGAGATGTTACGTCGGAGATGACGTCAGCACACTCTTATGTTGTACAAAAAGGAGATACCTTATCAAAAATTGCTCGTAAATTTGGCACAACGGTAGAACAACTGAAGGGGCAAAACGGCTTGCGCAGTGATCGGATTTATTTAGAACAAAAGCTAGTTATTAATTAA
- a CDS encoding ATP-dependent DNA helicase RecQ — MNLEELLYSKFGYKQFRAGQKEIIEDVIKGNNVVAMLPTGGGKSICYQIPGYAKDGLVIVVSPLLALMEDQVNQLRLIGEKRAAAFNSFRTPDERQRILRHIQNYRFLFVSPEMLQLAHFIRVLQQVHISLFVVDEAHCISQWGYDFRPDYQKLRQVISKIGSPSVLALTATATKKVVEDIIESLGLSHVVCHLHSIDRPNIALQVERVSSIEEKKVRILQYVTKLQGPGIIYCGSRFWSETLATYLRTQGIHGVSHYHGGMEQEDRMLIQQQFLNDQLNIICCTSAFGMGINKPNIRYVIHFQYPVNLESYLQEIGRVGRDGTSGIAVLLWSDNDHDLPLSIIHDELPNPDNVKRLFALMQDTEQTDLEYLVWASGLSEQHWRFIHHYLQQESLYPEEYILGKIEERLQSKYEKLNVMKQWLFTDRCRRQYILHLFDEQMQKRPENCCDICGINSKEYYRKENQIVKEVSAWQRELAELLGMNYDRKET, encoded by the coding sequence ATGAATCTTGAAGAATTACTATACAGTAAGTTTGGATATAAGCAGTTTCGCGCTGGTCAAAAAGAGATTATTGAAGATGTAATAAAAGGAAACAATGTTGTAGCGATGCTTCCTACAGGTGGAGGGAAATCAATATGCTATCAAATTCCTGGGTATGCCAAAGATGGACTTGTCATTGTTGTGTCACCTTTGCTTGCGCTAATGGAAGATCAAGTTAACCAACTGCGTTTAATTGGTGAAAAACGTGCTGCCGCTTTTAATAGCTTTCGTACGCCAGACGAACGTCAAAGGATTTTACGTCACATACAAAACTATAGATTTCTATTTGTTTCACCGGAAATGCTGCAATTAGCGCATTTCATACGAGTATTGCAACAAGTGCATATCTCTTTATTTGTAGTAGACGAGGCACATTGTATTTCACAATGGGGCTATGATTTCCGTCCAGACTATCAAAAACTTCGTCAAGTAATTTCTAAAATTGGTTCTCCGTCTGTATTGGCACTAACGGCAACAGCAACAAAGAAAGTAGTAGAAGATATTATTGAGAGTCTGGGTCTTTCACATGTTGTGTGTCATTTGCATTCTATAGATCGTCCTAATATAGCACTGCAGGTAGAACGTGTGTCCTCCATTGAGGAAAAGAAGGTTCGAATATTGCAGTATGTCACGAAGCTTCAAGGACCAGGAATCATTTATTGTGGCAGTCGGTTTTGGTCAGAGACACTAGCAACGTATTTGCGTACACAAGGTATACACGGCGTTTCTCATTATCACGGGGGAATGGAACAAGAAGATCGGATGCTGATTCAGCAGCAGTTTTTAAATGATCAATTAAATATCATTTGCTGCACCAGCGCTTTTGGTATGGGGATTAATAAACCCAACATTCGTTATGTCATTCATTTTCAGTATCCGGTAAACTTGGAATCCTATTTGCAGGAAATCGGTCGAGTTGGCCGCGACGGCACAAGTGGTATTGCCGTTTTACTTTGGAGCGACAATGATCACGATTTACCGCTCTCCATTATTCATGATGAATTGCCAAACCCAGATAATGTTAAAAGGCTATTTGCACTTATGCAAGATACGGAACAAACAGATCTCGAATATTTGGTCTGGGCGTCTGGACTATCCGAGCAACATTGGCGCTTTATTCATCACTATTTACAACAAGAAAGTCTGTATCCAGAGGAATATATTCTAGGAAAAATAGAGGAGAGGTTGCAAAGTAAGTATGAAAAGCTAAATGTGATGAAACAGTGGCTATTTACAGATCGTTGCCGCAGACAGTATATTTTACATCTGTTTGATGAACAAATGCAAAAACGCCCTGAAAATTGCTGTGATATTTGTGGCATTAACAGTAAGGAGTATTATAGGAAAGAAAATCAAATTGTGAAAGAAGTATCTGCTTGGCAGAGAGAACTAGCAGAATTATTGGGGATGAATTATGACAGAAAAGAAACGTAG
- a CDS encoding helix-turn-helix domain-containing protein, translated as MTFLHVVLYGIKQMNGERSAASIYHLLKGKRSSQTLQDASIYQLSFLFGIYRRLERHTYNEHIKQMIQHDFLREIEEARYILTEKGEQELQDFKFPIHLHGLKYGEAGEVFWKRLSLLIQTVSYLQHRVPFLPIQAEHEVTAWTKQFLLKQACSRDEFRYKLHTECELLLKNLTAEEATVVVYRLSGFSRVGYTHLQIAQMLGMDPSAVHLSFLGAIHGIVRFLMKEGTGYPILSQLLPRTRHVLSLSTQKTYELWKQGKTMEQIANIRSLKLNTIEDHIVEIATHLPHFPIHTFLSEETIINVQKALQQTDSRTLRILKQYLPHVSYFHIRLVMACLGGKHES; from the coding sequence GTGACTTTTTTACATGTCGTACTGTACGGAATTAAACAAATGAATGGAGAAAGAAGTGCGGCATCTATATATCATTTGCTAAAGGGAAAGCGGTCATCGCAAACTTTGCAAGATGCATCTATATATCAATTGTCTTTCTTATTTGGTATTTACAGAAGATTAGAGCGACATACGTATAATGAGCATATTAAACAAATGATACAACATGATTTTTTAAGAGAAATAGAAGAGGCTCGATATATTTTGACTGAAAAAGGGGAGCAAGAACTACAGGATTTTAAATTCCCAATTCACCTACATGGGCTAAAGTATGGAGAAGCAGGAGAGGTTTTTTGGAAGCGGCTATCTTTGCTCATCCAAACTGTTTCATATCTGCAGCACCGAGTACCGTTTTTGCCAATACAAGCAGAACATGAAGTAACAGCATGGACTAAGCAATTTTTATTAAAACAAGCGTGTTCTCGAGATGAATTTCGTTATAAGCTACACACAGAATGTGAGTTGCTGTTGAAAAATCTGACTGCTGAAGAAGCGACAGTGGTTGTATATCGTCTAAGTGGTTTTAGCCGAGTTGGGTATACACATTTGCAAATTGCACAAATGTTAGGTATGGATCCATCTGCTGTCCATTTATCGTTTTTAGGTGCAATCCATGGGATAGTACGGTTTCTGATGAAAGAAGGGACAGGCTATCCCATTCTTTCTCAATTATTGCCACGTACAAGGCATGTTCTCAGTTTATCTACCCAAAAAACTTACGAACTTTGGAAACAGGGAAAAACTATGGAACAGATTGCTAACATTCGATCATTGAAGTTAAATACAATTGAAGATCATATTGTAGAGATTGCAACACACTTACCGCATTTTCCCATTCACACTTTTCTGTCAGAGGAAACGATTATTAATGTACAGAAAGCCCTACAGCAAACTGATTCAAGAACCTTACGGATATTAAAACAATATTTACCGCATGTAAGTTATTTTCACATTCGACTGGTGATGGCATGTTTGGGAGGAAAGCATGAATCTTGA
- a CDS encoding response regulator transcription factor — MQETKILIVDDEERIRRLLKMYLERENYVIDEADNGETAVLKALQYDYDLIILDIMMPDKDGIEACKEIREQKATPIIMLTAKGEEVNRVQGFEVGTDDYIVKPFSPREVVLRVKALLRRAAPAAFFTTETATKDLLVFPHLTIDNDAHRVMADDKEVHLTPKEYELLLFLAKAPDKVFDREQLLKEVWQYEFFGDLRTVDTHVKRLREKLNKQSSNAAKMIVTVWGVGYKFEVVND; from the coding sequence ATGCAGGAAACAAAAATTTTAATTGTGGACGATGAAGAAAGAATTAGAAGACTGCTAAAGATGTATTTAGAGCGAGAGAATTATGTGATTGATGAAGCGGATAATGGCGAAACAGCTGTGCTAAAAGCGCTGCAATATGATTATGATTTAATTATATTAGATATTATGATGCCGGATAAAGACGGCATTGAAGCATGTAAAGAGATTCGTGAACAGAAGGCAACTCCAATTATTATGCTGACTGCCAAGGGAGAAGAAGTAAATCGTGTACAAGGATTTGAAGTGGGCACGGATGACTATATTGTAAAGCCATTTAGTCCGCGTGAAGTGGTGTTACGTGTAAAAGCGTTGCTTCGTCGTGCCGCACCTGCGGCTTTCTTCACAACAGAAACAGCAACAAAGGATTTACTGGTGTTTCCACATTTAACAATTGATAATGATGCGCATCGTGTTATGGCAGATGATAAAGAAGTGCACTTAACCCCAAAGGAATACGAGTTGCTCTTATTTTTAGCAAAAGCGCCAGATAAAGTATTTGACCGCGAACAACTGTTAAAAGAGGTGTGGCAGTACGAATTTTTTGGCGATCTTCGTACAGTGGATACACATGTAAAAAGACTGCGGGAAAAGCTGAATAAGCAATCTTCGAATGCTGCAAAAATGATTGTAACTGTGTGGGGCGTAGGTTACAAGTTTGAGGTAGTCAACGATTGA